In one Bordetella pertussis 18323 genomic region, the following are encoded:
- the kdpB gene encoding potassium-transporting ATPase subunit KdpB — MANSPTPLSAQAGLPAASPSLPAATPHRAFGLWSRALAGPALRDTLRKLSPAAQLRNPVMFVVYAGSILTTLLWLLALAGLAEAPAGFILAVAAGLWFTVLFANFAEALAEGRGRQQAAALRGLRTTIEARVLTGFRDSDAAAALPPYWRSRATSRPSGALRRDDVVLIEAGETVPGDGQVIAGIASVDKSAITGESAPVIRAAGSDFCSVTGGTRVLSDWIFVRIAADPGDSFLDRMIAMVESARRQKTPNELALTILLVGLTLVFLLVVASLLPFSMYAVSASGAGQAVSITVLVALLVCLIPTTIGGLLSAIGVAGMSRMMRANVIATSGRAIEAAGDVSVLLLDKTGTITFGNRQAAAFVPAPGVSPAVLAEAARLASLADETPEGRSIVALAERILDTRSEAPAGARFVPFSAQSRMSGVDLDGRLIRKGAADALARWLGEGQGGLPAAVARDVDDVARRGSTPLVVAEGGQALGVIELKDIVKPGIQPRFAALRRMGIKTVMITGDNALTAAAIAAEAGVDDFLAEATPQAKLELIRACQADGHLVAMTGDGTNDAPALAQADVAVAMNSGTQAAKEAGNMVDLDSNPTKLIEIVEIGKQMLMTRGALTTFSVANDVAKYFAIIPAAFMAVYPQLAQLNVMGLATPASAILSAVIFNALIIVALIPLALKGVRYRPLGAAVLLRRNLLVYGLGGLLAPFAGIKLIDMALAALGWT, encoded by the coding sequence ATGGCCAACTCCCCTACCCCCCTGTCCGCCCAGGCCGGCCTGCCGGCTGCAAGCCCCTCCCTGCCGGCGGCCACGCCGCATCGCGCGTTCGGCCTGTGGTCGCGCGCGCTGGCCGGCCCCGCCCTGCGCGACACCCTGCGCAAACTGTCGCCGGCCGCCCAGTTGCGCAACCCCGTCATGTTCGTCGTCTACGCCGGCAGCATCCTGACCACCCTGTTGTGGCTGCTGGCCCTGGCCGGCCTGGCCGAGGCCCCCGCGGGCTTCATCCTCGCCGTCGCGGCCGGCCTCTGGTTCACCGTGCTGTTCGCCAACTTCGCCGAGGCATTGGCCGAGGGGCGCGGCAGGCAGCAGGCCGCCGCCCTGCGCGGCTTGCGCACCACCATCGAGGCGCGGGTGCTGACAGGCTTTCGCGATAGCGACGCCGCCGCAGCACTGCCGCCGTACTGGCGCTCGCGCGCCACCTCGCGCCCCTCGGGCGCGCTGCGCAGGGACGACGTGGTCCTGATCGAAGCGGGCGAAACCGTGCCGGGCGACGGGCAGGTGATCGCCGGCATCGCCTCGGTCGACAAAAGCGCCATCACCGGCGAATCGGCGCCGGTGATCCGCGCGGCCGGCAGCGATTTCTGCTCGGTCACCGGCGGCACGCGCGTCCTGTCCGACTGGATCTTCGTGCGCATCGCGGCCGACCCTGGCGACAGCTTCCTCGACCGCATGATCGCCATGGTGGAAAGCGCCCGCCGCCAGAAAACCCCCAATGAGCTGGCGCTGACCATCCTGCTGGTGGGCCTGACGCTGGTGTTCCTGCTGGTCGTGGCCAGTCTGCTGCCGTTCTCGATGTACGCGGTGTCCGCCTCGGGCGCGGGGCAGGCTGTGTCGATCACCGTGCTGGTGGCCCTGCTGGTCTGCCTGATCCCCACCACCATCGGCGGCCTGCTGTCGGCCATCGGCGTGGCGGGCATGAGCCGCATGATGCGGGCCAACGTCATCGCCACCTCGGGGCGCGCGATCGAGGCGGCCGGCGATGTCAGCGTCCTGCTGCTGGACAAGACCGGCACGATCACGTTTGGTAATCGCCAGGCCGCGGCCTTCGTCCCCGCGCCGGGCGTATCCCCGGCGGTGCTGGCCGAGGCCGCGCGGCTGGCGTCGCTGGCCGACGAAACGCCCGAGGGCCGCAGCATCGTCGCCCTGGCCGAGCGCATCCTGGACACCCGCAGCGAGGCGCCCGCCGGCGCGCGCTTCGTGCCGTTCTCCGCCCAGTCGCGCATGAGCGGCGTGGACCTCGACGGCCGCCTTATCCGCAAGGGAGCGGCCGACGCCCTGGCACGCTGGCTGGGCGAAGGACAGGGCGGCCTGCCCGCCGCCGTGGCGCGCGACGTGGACGACGTGGCGCGCCGCGGCAGCACGCCCCTGGTGGTCGCCGAAGGCGGGCAGGCGCTGGGCGTGATCGAGCTCAAGGACATCGTCAAGCCCGGGATCCAGCCGCGCTTTGCCGCGTTGCGCCGCATGGGCATCAAGACGGTCATGATCACCGGCGACAACGCCCTGACCGCGGCCGCCATCGCCGCCGAGGCCGGCGTGGACGACTTCCTGGCCGAAGCCACCCCGCAAGCCAAGCTGGAACTGATCCGCGCCTGCCAGGCCGACGGCCATCTGGTGGCCATGACGGGCGACGGCACCAACGATGCGCCGGCGCTGGCCCAGGCCGACGTGGCGGTCGCCATGAACTCCGGCACGCAGGCCGCCAAGGAGGCCGGCAACATGGTGGACCTGGACTCCAACCCCACCAAGCTGATCGAAATCGTCGAAATCGGCAAGCAGATGCTGATGACGCGCGGCGCGCTCACCACCTTCAGCGTCGCCAACGACGTCGCCAAGTACTTCGCCATTATTCCCGCGGCATTCATGGCGGTGTACCCGCAGCTGGCGCAACTCAATGTGATGGGCCTGGCCACCCCCGCCTCGGCCATTCTTTCGGCCGTCATTTTCAACGCCCTGATCATCGTGGCCCTGATTCCGCTGGCGCTCAAGGGCGTGCGCTACCGCCCGCTCGGCGCGGCGGTGCTGCTGCGCCGCAACCTGCTGGTCTATGGACTGGGCGGGCTGCTGGCGCCCTTTGCCGGCATCAAACTGATCGACATGGCGCTGGCCGCCCTGGGCTGGACCTGA
- the kdpA gene encoding potassium-transporting ATPase subunit KdpA — MNADFLGLLLLYLAILLCAAPLLGRHIRQAINGERTWLTAWGQPLERGLYRLAGVDPAAEMDWRRYAVAMLVFNVLGVLAVYALQRLQGWLPLNPAGLPGVAPDSALNTAISFVTNTNWQGYAGESTMSYLTQMLALTVQNFVSAATGIAVLIALVRGLARHSAATLGNFWADLVRATLYVLLPLSFILALVSQGVVQNLDPYVEAQTVQAQQYETARLDAQGQPMTGPAGQPLTDTVVTRVQTLPMGPVASQEAIKLLGTNGGGFFNANSAHPYENPNAWSNLLEMLAILLIPAALCWTFGEMVGSRRQGVAILAAMTVLFAGFAASAAYFEQQPTPALRQAEAALLADGGNLEGKEARFGVAATALFATVTTAASCGAVNGMHDSFSALGGVTPLLQMQLGEVIYGGVGSGLYGMLAFAILAVFIAGLMIGRTPEYLGKKIEALDMQMVALVILATPALVLAGTAVAVLADAGRAGVLNPGAHGFSEILYAMSSAANNNGSAFAGLSANTPFYNVLLGLAMWFGRYTIIVAILALAGSLAAKPRLPASVGGMPTTGPLFVALLVGAVLLVGALTYVPALALGPVAEHLQP; from the coding sequence ATGAACGCCGATTTCCTCGGTTTGCTGCTGCTGTACCTGGCGATCCTGCTGTGCGCCGCGCCGCTGCTCGGGCGCCACATCCGCCAGGCCATAAACGGCGAGCGCACCTGGCTCACCGCCTGGGGCCAGCCACTGGAGCGCGGACTCTACCGCCTGGCGGGGGTGGACCCCGCCGCCGAAATGGACTGGCGCCGCTATGCCGTGGCCATGCTGGTCTTCAACGTGCTGGGAGTGCTGGCCGTCTACGCCCTGCAACGCCTCCAGGGCTGGTTGCCGCTCAATCCCGCCGGGCTGCCGGGCGTCGCGCCCGACTCGGCGCTCAATACGGCCATCAGCTTCGTGACCAACACCAACTGGCAAGGCTACGCCGGCGAAAGCACGATGAGCTACCTGACGCAGATGCTGGCGCTGACGGTGCAGAACTTCGTTTCGGCCGCCACCGGCATCGCCGTGCTGATCGCCCTGGTACGCGGACTGGCCCGCCACAGCGCCGCCACGCTGGGCAATTTCTGGGCCGACCTGGTGCGCGCCACGCTGTACGTGCTGCTGCCGCTGTCGTTCATCCTGGCGCTGGTCAGCCAGGGCGTGGTGCAGAACCTGGACCCGTACGTCGAAGCGCAAACCGTGCAGGCGCAGCAGTACGAGACCGCGCGGCTGGACGCGCAGGGCCAGCCCATGACCGGACCAGCCGGCCAACCCCTGACCGACACCGTCGTCACCCGCGTGCAGACCCTGCCCATGGGCCCGGTCGCCTCGCAAGAGGCCATCAAGCTGCTGGGAACCAACGGCGGCGGCTTTTTCAACGCCAATTCCGCCCACCCGTACGAAAACCCCAACGCCTGGTCCAACCTGCTGGAAATGCTGGCGATTCTCCTGATCCCGGCGGCGCTGTGCTGGACCTTCGGCGAGATGGTCGGCAGCCGCCGGCAAGGCGTCGCCATCCTGGCGGCCATGACGGTGCTGTTTGCCGGATTCGCCGCCAGCGCGGCGTATTTCGAGCAGCAGCCCACGCCTGCCCTGCGCCAGGCCGAAGCGGCGCTGCTGGCCGACGGCGGCAATCTCGAAGGCAAGGAAGCCCGCTTCGGCGTGGCCGCCACGGCGCTGTTCGCCACCGTCACCACCGCGGCCTCGTGCGGCGCGGTCAATGGCATGCACGATTCATTCAGCGCCCTGGGCGGCGTCACGCCGCTGTTGCAGATGCAGCTGGGCGAGGTGATCTACGGCGGCGTGGGCTCGGGCCTGTACGGCATGCTGGCCTTCGCCATTCTCGCGGTGTTCATCGCCGGGCTGATGATAGGCCGCACGCCCGAGTACCTGGGCAAGAAGATCGAAGCCCTGGACATGCAGATGGTGGCCCTCGTGATCCTGGCCACGCCGGCGCTGGTGCTGGCGGGCACGGCCGTCGCCGTGCTGGCCGATGCGGGCAGGGCGGGCGTGCTCAATCCCGGCGCGCATGGTTTCTCGGAAATCCTGTACGCCATGTCGTCGGCCGCCAACAACAATGGCAGCGCGTTCGCCGGCCTGTCGGCCAACACCCCTTTCTACAACGTCCTGCTGGGCCTGGCCATGTGGTTCGGCCGCTACACCATCATCGTCGCCATCCTGGCGCTGGCCGGCTCGCTGGCCGCCAAGCCGCGGCTGCCGGCCAGCGTCGGCGGCATGCCGACCACCGGCCCGCTGTTCGTCGCGCTGCTGGTCGGCGCCGTGCTGCTGGTCGGCGCCCTGACCTATGTGCCGGCGCTGGCGCTGGGCCCGGTGGCCGAACACCTGCAACCCTGA
- the kdpF gene encoding K(+)-transporting ATPase subunit F has translation MTALYWLGGLTAALLFAYLAYALFNPEKF, from the coding sequence ATGACCGCGCTTTACTGGCTCGGCGGCCTGACGGCCGCGCTGCTCTTCGCCTACCTGGCCTACGCGCTGTTCAATCCGGAGAAATTCTGA
- a CDS encoding DUF4212 domain-containing protein, whose protein sequence is MPESRVKSEPSPAPYWRRNVRLIVLLLACWAGLTFVPAYFARQLAFDFIGWPFSFWMAAYGAPLAYLILIVIYALVMNRFDARSRTRRDD, encoded by the coding sequence ATGCCGGAATCCCGCGTCAAATCCGAGCCGTCCCCCGCGCCATACTGGCGCCGCAATGTGCGGCTGATCGTGCTGCTGCTGGCCTGCTGGGCCGGGCTGACCTTCGTGCCGGCCTATTTCGCGCGCCAGCTTGCCTTCGACTTCATCGGCTGGCCCTTCTCGTTCTGGATGGCTGCCTATGGCGCCCCGCTGGCCTATTTGATCCTCATCGTGATCTATGCGCTGGTCATGAACCGGTTCGATGCCCGCTCGCGCACCCGGCGGGACGACTGA
- a CDS encoding sodium:solute symporter family protein, with the protein MPFTGNTPQEFEQRLRRIYTLYTLGFILLVLLLALAELMGMARSWIGYVFLLVTVSLYACIGIVCRTSDQVEYYVAGRRVPAFYNGMATAADWMSVASFIGVAGTLYLTGYGGLAYIMGWTGGYVLVALLLAPYLRKFGQYTIPDYLGARYGGKLPRLAGVFCAILCSFTYLVAQIYGVGIITTRLTGISFELGIFVALGGMLVCSFLGGMRAVTWTQVGQYIILVIAYLVPVVWLSVKHTGMPVPQLSAGTVLQEITEKEVYLAHDPGERAVRQLWRSRADEMDERLRALPDSLAHEKDRLRGRLAQLNASDAPMVEIRSLERELASYPATVEEARTLWSQARAAFEARATPPVPHAEPFPAEDPRERENMRINFLALVLCLMLGTAGMPHILMRSYTTPSVGEARRSVCWSLLFILLLYFMAPALALLVKYEVYTQVVGTSFLSLPSWVHAWSAVDIHLLDVLDVNRDGIVQLGEISMGADVVVLAMPEIGGLPYVVSGLVAAGGLAAALSTADGLLLTLSNSLSHDTWYRVVSPRMSAGRRVMVSKILLLLVAFGAAWVAARKPADILFMVSAAFSFAASSFFPALVMGVFWRRANKWGATLGMFAGLAATFAYMAHTHPWLREWVFGVTRAEPVDLWWGIQPVAAGVFGAPMAFLTIIVVSLLTPRPDSATEALVDYLREPGGR; encoded by the coding sequence ATGCCCTTTACCGGCAATACCCCCCAGGAATTCGAACAGCGCCTGCGCCGTATCTACACGCTGTATACGCTGGGCTTCATCCTGCTGGTGCTGCTGCTGGCGCTGGCCGAGCTCATGGGCATGGCCCGCAGCTGGATCGGCTATGTGTTCCTGCTGGTGACGGTCAGCCTGTACGCCTGCATCGGCATCGTGTGCCGGACTTCCGACCAGGTCGAATACTACGTCGCGGGCCGGCGCGTGCCGGCCTTCTACAACGGCATGGCGACGGCGGCCGACTGGATGTCCGTGGCGTCGTTCATCGGCGTGGCGGGCACGCTGTACCTGACCGGCTACGGCGGGCTGGCCTACATCATGGGCTGGACGGGCGGCTATGTGCTGGTGGCGCTGCTGCTGGCGCCCTATCTGCGCAAATTCGGCCAGTACACCATTCCCGATTACCTGGGCGCGCGCTACGGCGGCAAGCTGCCGCGCCTGGCGGGGGTGTTCTGCGCCATCCTGTGCTCGTTCACCTACCTGGTGGCGCAAATCTACGGCGTGGGCATCATCACCACCCGCCTGACCGGCATCTCGTTCGAGCTGGGCATCTTCGTGGCCCTGGGCGGCATGCTGGTGTGCTCGTTCCTGGGCGGGATGCGCGCGGTGACGTGGACCCAGGTCGGCCAGTACATCATCCTGGTGATCGCCTACCTGGTGCCGGTGGTCTGGCTGTCGGTCAAGCATACCGGCATGCCGGTGCCGCAATTGTCGGCCGGCACGGTGCTGCAGGAGATCACCGAAAAGGAAGTCTATCTGGCCCACGACCCGGGCGAGCGGGCGGTGCGGCAGTTGTGGCGCAGCCGCGCCGACGAGATGGACGAGCGCCTGCGGGCCTTGCCCGACTCGCTGGCGCACGAGAAAGACCGGCTGCGCGGCCGCCTGGCGCAACTGAACGCCAGCGACGCGCCCATGGTGGAGATCCGCTCGCTGGAGCGCGAGCTGGCCAGCTACCCGGCCACGGTGGAGGAGGCGCGCACGCTCTGGTCGCAGGCGCGCGCCGCCTTCGAGGCGCGCGCCACCCCGCCGGTGCCGCACGCGGAGCCGTTTCCGGCCGAGGATCCGCGCGAGCGCGAGAACATGCGCATCAACTTCCTGGCGCTGGTGCTGTGCCTGATGCTGGGCACGGCCGGCATGCCGCACATACTGATGCGCTCATACACCACGCCATCGGTGGGCGAGGCGCGCCGCTCGGTGTGCTGGTCGCTGCTGTTCATCCTCCTGCTGTATTTCATGGCGCCGGCGCTGGCCCTGCTGGTCAAGTACGAGGTGTACACGCAGGTGGTCGGCACCAGTTTCCTCAGCCTGCCATCGTGGGTGCACGCCTGGAGCGCGGTCGACATCCATTTGCTGGACGTGCTTGACGTCAACCGCGACGGCATCGTGCAGCTGGGCGAAATCAGCATGGGGGCCGATGTGGTGGTGCTGGCCATGCCGGAGATCGGCGGGCTGCCCTACGTCGTGTCCGGCCTGGTGGCCGCCGGCGGGCTGGCCGCGGCGCTGTCCACCGCCGACGGGCTGCTGCTGACGCTGTCGAATTCGCTGTCTCACGATACCTGGTACCGCGTCGTGTCGCCGCGCATGTCGGCCGGCCGGCGGGTGATGGTGTCCAAGATCCTGCTGCTGCTGGTCGCGTTCGGCGCGGCCTGGGTGGCCGCGCGCAAGCCGGCCGACATCCTGTTCATGGTGTCGGCGGCGTTCTCGTTCGCGGCGTCGTCGTTCTTCCCCGCGCTGGTGATGGGGGTGTTCTGGCGGCGCGCCAACAAATGGGGCGCCACGCTGGGCATGTTTGCCGGGCTGGCCGCCACCTTCGCCTACATGGCGCACACCCATCCGTGGCTGCGCGAATGGGTGTTCGGCGTGACGCGCGCCGAGCCGGTGGACCTGTGGTGGGGCATCCAGCCGGTGGCCGCCGGCGTGTTCGGCGCGCCGATGGCGTTCCTGACGATTATCGTGGTGTCGTTGCTCACGCCGCGCCCGGACTCCGCCACCGAGGCCCTGGTCGACTATCTGCGCGAGCCCGGCGGCCGCTAG
- a CDS encoding fimbrial protein: protein MLPMQIPFQRALRLCLRAALAAIASAAHADDGTIVITGTITDTTCVIEDPSGPNHTKVVQLPKISKNALKANGDQAGRTPFIIKLKDCPSSLGNGVKAYFEPGPTTDYSTGDLRAYKMVYATNPQTQLSNITAATEAQGVQVRISNLNDSKITMGANEATQQAAGFDPEVQTGGTSRTVTMRYLASYVKKNGDVEASAITTYVGFSVVYP from the coding sequence GTGTTACCCATGCAAATCCCTTTCCAACGCGCCCTGCGCCTGTGCTTGCGGGCCGCTCTGGCGGCCATTGCGTCCGCGGCGCACGCCGACGACGGCACCATCGTCATCACCGGCACCATCACCGACACCACCTGCGTCATCGAGGACCCCTCAGGCCCGAATCACACCAAGGTCGTACAGCTACCCAAAATCTCCAAGAACGCATTGAAGGCCAACGGCGACCAGGCCGGCCGTACCCCTTTCATCATCAAGCTGAAGGATTGCCCGTCCAGCCTGGGCAACGGCGTCAAGGCCTATTTCGAACCGGGCCCGACCACTGACTACAGCACCGGCGACTTGCGGGCATACAAGATGGTCTATGCCACCAATCCGCAAACCCAGCTGAGCAACATCACCGCCGCAACCGAGGCCCAGGGCGTGCAGGTACGGATTTCCAATCTCAATGACTCCAAGATCACCATGGGTGCGAACGAGGCGACCCAGCAGGCGGCAGGCTTCGACCCCGAAGTGCAGACCGGTGGGACCAGCAGAACCGTCACGATGCGCTACCTGGCCTCCTACGTCAAAAAGAACGGCGACGTCGAAGCCAGCGCCATCACCACTTATGTGGGTTTTTCCGTGGTCTACCCCTAG
- a CDS encoding NADP-dependent malic enzyme, whose protein sequence is MDENLTKLALDYHAYPTPGKISVTPTKTLANQDDLSLAYSPGVAAACMAIFDQGNDAASKYTSRSNLVGVITNGTAVLGLGNIGPLAAKPVMEGKGCLFKKFSGIDVFDIELAENDPDKLVDIIAALEPTLGGVNLEDIKAPECFYIEKKLRERMNIPVFHDDQHGTAIISSAAILNGLKVVGKDIGQVKLACSGAGAAAIACLDLLVHLGIKREHIYVVDSRGVIWEGRDENMEPNKRRYAQKTEARTLADVVNGADVFLGCSTAGVLTPEMVKTMAAQPLILALANPEPEIRPELAKAARPDCIVATGRSDYPNQVNNVLCFPFIFRGALDAGATRITEEMKLACVKAIAELAQAEQNDEVARAYAGQELSFGPDYIIPKPFDPRLIVQIAPAVAQAAADSGVATRPIEDIEAYRQKLMGFVYHSGQLMRPLFQQAKQAPKRVVYADGEDERVLRAVQTVIDEKLAEPILVGRPSVIEMRIKKFGLRMVPGQNVEIVDPEDDSRFNDTWNGYYQLRGREGVTPAIAKAMIRKHNTLIGAMLLRRGDADALLCGVASKYDNQLKYVEEVIGRKPGQTYGALNVLMLPNQTLFVTDTHVNENPSADEIANITIQAAEEMLRFGVMPKIALLSHSNFGSRPTDSSRKMAHARKLVAERAPHLEVDGEMHADAALSESIRLQAYPDSTLKGRANLLVMPNLDTGNITYNMLKMTGSNGIAMGPILLGSARPVHILTTSATVRRIVNMTALAVVDAQQEAAEG, encoded by the coding sequence ATGGACGAAAATCTCACCAAACTGGCGTTGGATTACCACGCTTATCCCACCCCGGGCAAAATCTCGGTTACCCCGACCAAGACGCTGGCCAATCAGGACGACCTGTCGCTGGCCTACTCGCCCGGCGTGGCCGCGGCCTGCATGGCGATTTTCGACCAGGGCAATGACGCAGCATCGAAATACACGTCGCGCTCCAACCTGGTCGGCGTGATCACCAACGGGACGGCCGTGCTGGGCCTGGGCAACATCGGCCCGCTGGCCGCCAAGCCGGTCATGGAAGGCAAGGGCTGCCTGTTCAAGAAATTCTCCGGCATCGACGTGTTCGATATCGAGCTGGCCGAGAACGACCCCGACAAGCTGGTCGACATCATCGCCGCGCTCGAGCCGACGCTGGGCGGCGTGAACCTCGAGGACATCAAGGCGCCCGAGTGCTTCTATATCGAGAAGAAGCTGCGCGAGCGCATGAACATCCCGGTGTTCCACGATGACCAGCATGGCACCGCCATCATTTCGTCGGCGGCCATCCTCAATGGCCTGAAAGTCGTCGGCAAGGACATCGGCCAGGTCAAGCTGGCCTGCTCGGGCGCCGGCGCCGCCGCGATCGCCTGCCTGGACCTGCTGGTGCACCTGGGCATCAAGCGCGAACACATCTACGTGGTGGACTCGCGCGGCGTCATCTGGGAAGGCCGTGACGAGAACATGGAGCCCAACAAGCGCCGCTACGCGCAGAAGACCGAGGCCCGTACGCTGGCCGACGTGGTCAACGGCGCCGACGTGTTCCTGGGTTGCTCGACCGCCGGCGTGCTGACGCCGGAAATGGTCAAGACCATGGCGGCGCAGCCGCTGATCCTGGCGCTGGCCAACCCTGAGCCGGAAATCCGCCCCGAGCTCGCCAAGGCGGCGCGGCCCGACTGCATCGTCGCCACCGGCCGTTCGGACTACCCGAACCAGGTCAACAACGTGCTTTGCTTCCCCTTCATTTTCCGCGGCGCCCTGGATGCCGGCGCCACGCGCATCACCGAGGAAATGAAGCTGGCGTGCGTCAAGGCCATCGCCGAGCTGGCCCAGGCCGAACAGAACGACGAAGTAGCGCGCGCCTATGCCGGCCAGGAGCTCAGCTTCGGCCCCGACTACATCATTCCCAAGCCGTTCGATCCCCGCCTGATCGTGCAGATCGCGCCGGCCGTGGCCCAAGCCGCCGCGGACTCCGGCGTCGCCACCCGTCCGATCGAGGACATCGAGGCCTATCGCCAGAAGCTGATGGGCTTCGTGTATCACTCCGGCCAGTTGATGCGTCCGCTGTTCCAGCAGGCCAAGCAGGCGCCCAAGCGCGTGGTGTATGCCGACGGCGAAGACGAGCGCGTGCTGCGCGCGGTACAGACCGTGATCGACGAGAAGCTGGCCGAGCCCATCCTGGTCGGCCGCCCGTCGGTGATCGAGATGCGCATCAAGAAGTTCGGCCTGCGCATGGTGCCGGGCCAGAACGTCGAGATCGTCGACCCCGAGGACGACAGCCGCTTCAACGACACCTGGAATGGCTACTATCAGCTGCGCGGCCGCGAAGGCGTGACACCGGCCATCGCCAAGGCGATGATCCGCAAGCACAACACGCTGATCGGCGCGATGCTGCTGCGTCGCGGCGATGCCGACGCGCTGCTGTGCGGCGTCGCCAGCAAGTACGACAACCAGCTCAAGTACGTGGAGGAGGTGATCGGCCGCAAGCCCGGCCAGACCTACGGCGCGCTGAATGTGCTGATGCTGCCGAACCAGACCCTGTTCGTCACCGACACGCACGTCAACGAGAACCCGTCGGCCGACGAAATCGCCAACATCACGATCCAGGCCGCCGAGGAGATGCTGCGCTTTGGCGTCATGCCGAAAATCGCGCTGCTGTCGCATTCCAACTTCGGCAGCCGGCCCACCGATTCGTCGCGCAAGATGGCCCATGCCCGCAAGCTGGTGGCCGAGCGCGCGCCGCATCTGGAGGTCGATGGCGAGATGCACGCCGACGCCGCGCTGTCGGAGTCGATCCGCCTGCAGGCCTACCCGGACAGCACGCTCAAGGGTCGCGCCAACCTGCTGGTCATGCCCAACCTCGATACCGGCAACATCACCTACAACATGCTGAAGATGACCGGCAGCAACGGGATTGCGATGGGCCCGATCCTGCTGGGTTCGGCCCGCCCGGTGCACATCCTGACCACCAGCGCCACCGTGCGCCGCATCGTCAACATGACGGCATTGGCAGTGGTGGACGCGCAGCAGGAAGCCGCCGAAGGCTGA